In one Nicotiana tomentosiformis chromosome 6, ASM39032v3, whole genome shotgun sequence genomic region, the following are encoded:
- the LOC104092725 gene encoding outer envelope pore protein 16-4, chloroplastic produces MEVDIPADVPCSSTAVNSVIRMGTAGLIWGSCSGPYEANKLGLAGIHRASFIAKSVGRFGFQWGLFAAIFSSTRCGLQRYRRRNDWVNVLTAGVVAGAAFGAGTRNWKQVAGATGLVCLLCHVAEDSR; encoded by the exons ATGGAGGTGGACATCCCCGCCGACGTCCCCTGCTCTTCCACCGCCGTCAATTCCGTCATTCGCATGGGCACC GCCGGCTTAATCTGGGGTTCCTGTTCTGGTCCATACGAAGCCAACAAATTAG GTCTTGCTGGCATTCATCGAGCTTCTTTTATT GCTAAGTCAGTTGGTCGGTTTGGCTTTCAGTGGG GACTGTTTGCTGCAATATTTTCTTCCACTCGCTGTGGGCTTCAGAGATATAGAAGACGAAATGATTGG GTTAATGTTTTGACTGCTGGTGTAGTAGCAGGGGCTGCTTTTGGTGCAGGCACCCGAAACTGGAAGCAGGTTGCTGGAGCAACAGGTCTTGTGTGTCTCTTGTGTCATGTTGCTGAGGACTCCAGATAA
- the LOC104092724 gene encoding O-methyltransferase 1, chloroplastic, with translation MEILLGFGPSILSRPLSTCQSKRRYFNLRPRASLNEGNDSFYQAAIERASLRLRESHSPDPLLIDPYVGCLLPSNSMEDMNQQLHPYCLATKFIDDKLLETIQSSDGLKQAVLLTDGLDTRPYRLNWPTSTLIFDICPTQVFREAVQKLQDAGAKIPRGCMSFHVPSESFDIENVLRSKGFSGTRPSIWVFQGFPVVNLASFKDILSVVSNLAMKGCLFLGEIPVWLAETEVADLPATKTWLDNLFMSYGFRVKAIEYDEVARNLSKDSARRASGVGTSILFVAEHLRFSDDQMETWRSEFQRIEEEGDEEGFEEL, from the exons ATGGAAATCTTATTGGGCTTCGGACCCAGTATTCTTTCTCGCCCGTTATCGACATGCCAATCCAAGAGGAGATATTTTAACCTTAGACCTCGAGCTAGTCTCAATGAAGGAAATGACTCTTTTTACCAGGCCGCCATTGAACGAGCATCCCTTCGTCTCCGGGAGTCTCACTCTCCAG ATCCTCTCCTCATTGACCCATATGTTGGTTGCCTTCTTCCTTCTAACAGTATGGAAGACATGAACCAACAGCTGCATCCCTACTGTCTTGCAACTAAGTTTATTGATGACAAGTTGCTAGAAACAATACAATCGTCTGATGGGCTGAAACAG GCTGTTCTGTTAACAGATGGCCTGGATACGCGGCCTTACAGGCTCAATTGGCCAACATCAACCTTAATATTTGACATATGCCCTACACAAGTATTTAGAGAAGCGGTTCAGAAGCTTCAAG ATGCTGGGGCTAAGATTCCAAGAGGATGCATGTCTTTTCATGTCCCGTCAGAGTCTTTTGACATAGAAAATGTACTTCGCAGTAAAGGATTTAGTGGTACCAGACCAAGTATATGGGTTTTTCAG GGATTTCCTGTTGTGAACTTGGCAAGTTTTAAAGATATCTTGTCTGTTGTCAGTAATTTAGCCATGAAGGGATGTCTTTTCTTGGGGGAAATTCCTGTCTGGCTGGCTGAAACTGAAGTTGCAGACCTG CCTGCCACAAAGACATGGCTTGACAACCTCTTTATGAGCTATGGTTTTCGGGTGAAGGCGATTGAATATGATGAAGTTGCACGAAACCTCAGCAAAGATTCTGCAAGACGAGCATCAGGAGTCGGCACGAGCATACTTTTTGTTGCAGAGCATCTGCGTTTCTCTGATGATCAG ATGGAAACCTGGAGGAGCGAATTTCAGAGAATAGAGGAAGAAGGGGATGAAGAAGGCTTTGAGGAGCTCTAG
- the LOC104092723 gene encoding pentatricopeptide repeat-containing protein At4g20770 — protein MHARTNAMYLANLLQTSIDNKVYIAGKLLHAHILRVGLSADTFLVNRLIELYSKCGHIHAARHLFDQMVERNLYSWHSLLSAYCKEGQLANAHKLFLKMPERNSISWNTIISAFARNGHERKALEVYSLMNSQGFSPTHITLASVLSACGGLGELECGRVSHCAAVKYGLHKNVYVGNALLSLYVKCGCPSDTLKAFRELDEPNEVSLTAMMCGLVETNQVEEAFEMFRLMQRTGIRIDSVSLSSVLRVCAKGGGSNFGWNGETDGDLPNTQGKQVHGLTIKLGFDGDLHVCNSLLDMYAKNGDMESAEVLFGNLSETSTVSWNVMISGFGQNHDKERAMEYMKRMRGVDVEPDDVTYINMLAACVKSGDVENGRLIFDSMACPSLISWNAILSGYSQNEDHLEALKLFREMQFRSQQPDRTTLAIILSSCSEIGVLECGEQVHATSLKYVFPGDVYIASSLIGMYLKCGRVEAALRIFNGLSQADIVCWNSLITGLSYNSLDKEAFAFFNKMLQMGMLPNEFSYATTLSSCTKLSSLAQGRQVHGLIIKGGYDNDVVVGSTLIDMYSKCGDVDGARVHFDMMPYKNTITWNEMIHGYAQNGRGDEAIFLYEDMICSGGKPDTITFIAALTACSHSGLVDLGLKIFNSMQLQYGLEPLVDHYTCIIDCLGRAARFSEIEELVNKMPCKDDSIVWEVLLSSCRLHGNVTLARWAAEELIRLNPQNSAPYVLLANMYTSLGRWGDTEEIRAAMSERQVSKEPGFSWG, from the coding sequence ATGCATGCCAGGACCAACGCTATGTACTTGGCAAATCTCTTGCAAACCTCCATAGACAATAAAGTATACATTGCAGGCAAACTTCTCCACGCCCATATACTCCGAGTTGGCCTTTCCGCTGATACATTCCTCGTAAACCGCTTAATTGAATTGTATTCGAAATGTGGTCATATTCATGCCGCACGACACCTGTTCGATCAAATGGTTGAACGAAACTTATATTCTTGGCATTCGCTGTTGAGTGCATATTGTAAGGAAGGTCAACTTGCAAATGCTCATAAACTATTTCTGAAAATGCCCGAGAGAAATAGTATATCCTGGAACACTATAATTAGCGCATTTGCTCGAAATGGTCATGAAAGAAAGGCCTTGGAAGTTTATTCTCTGATGAATTCACAAGGTTTCTCTCCGACCCATATCACATTGGCTAGCGTTTTAAGCGCCTGTGGCGGGTTGGGTGAGCTGGAGTGCGGCAGGGTGTCTCACTGTGCTGCTGTGAAGTATGGGCTTCACAAGAATGTGTACGTTGGGAATGCTTTGTTGAGCCTTTATGTAAAATGTGGATGCCCTTCGGATACATTGAAGGCGTTTAGGGAGTTGGATGAGCCTAATGAGGTTTCCTTAACGGCAATGATGTGTGGACTGGTTGAAACTAATCAAGTGGAAGAGGCGTTTGAAATGTTTAGGTTAATGCAGAGAACTGGAATTCGGATTGACTCTGTTTCATTATCTAGTGTACTAAGGGTTTGTGCTAAAGGTGGGGGTTCGAATTTTGGTTGGAATGGTGAGACTGATGGTGATCTACCTAATACACAGGGGAAGCAAGTCCACGGTTTGACAATTAAACTTGGATTCGATGGAGACCTTCATGTATGTAACTCCTTGCTTGACATGTATGCAAAAAATGGCGACATGGAAAGTGCTGAAGTATTGTTTGGAAACCTATCAGAAACTAGTACCGTTTCTTGGAATGTTATGATAAGTGGGTTTGGACAGAATCATGATAAAGAAAGAGCGATGGAGTACATGAAAAGGATGCGGGGTGTTGATGTTGAACCAGATGATGTTACTTACATAAATATGCTCGCTGCTTGTGTTAAATCAGGGGATGTTGAAAATGGCCGTTTGATATTTGATAGCATGGCTTGCCCAAGCTTGATTTCATGGAATGCTATACTTTCAGGCTATTCCCAGAATGAGGACCATCTTGAGGCACTAAAGCTGTTCAGAGAAATGCAGTTTCGGAGTCAGCAACCTGATCGGACCACTTTGGCTATCATACTTAGTTCATGTTCTGAGATTGGTGTACTAGAATGTGGGGAACAGGTCCATGCTACTTCATTAAAGTATGTCTTTCCTGGAGATGTATACATAGCTAGTAGTCTTATTGGTATGTACCTAAAGTGTGGTAGAGTAGAAGCAGCTCTACGTATTTTTAATGGACTCTCTCAAGCAGATATAGTGTGTTGGAATTCTTTAATTACCGGTTTATCCTATAATTCATTGGACAAAGAAGCTTTTGCTTTCTTTAATAAAATGCTACAGATGGGGATGTTACCTAATGAGTTTTCATACGCTACTACACTGAGTAGCTGTACAAAGTTATCCTCATTGGCACAGGGGAGACAGGTTCATGGTCTGATAATTAAAGGTGGATATGATAATGATGTTGTAGTTGGAAGTACTCTAATTGACATGTACTCCAAATGTGGTGATGTAGATGGGGCCAGGGTGCACTTTGACATGATGCCTTATAAGAATACAATTACATGGAATGAGATGATACATGGCTATGCACAAAATGGTCGTGGAGATGAAGCTATTTTCTTGTATGAAGACATGATTTGTTCAGGAGGAAAACCTGATACTATAACCTTTATTGCCGCTTTAACTGCTTGTAGTCACTCTGGGCTGGTAGATCTGGGGCTTAAGATATTCAACTCAATGCAGCTACAATATGGGTTGGAGCCACTTGTTGATCATTACACTTGTATAATTGATTGTCTGGGTCGTGCTGCCCGGTTTAGTGAAATAGAAGAACTAGTCAATAAGATGCCATGCAAAGATGACTCTATTGTGTGGGAGGTTTTGCTCAGTTCTTGTCGGCTCCATGGAAATGTAACCTTAGCAAGGTGGGCAGCAGAGGAGCTCATCCGTCTCAACCCACAGAATTCTGCTCCTTATGTGCTTCTAGCAAATATGTATACATCGTTAGGTAGATGGGGTGATACAGAGGAAATTAGAGCAGCTATGTCGGAAAGGCAGGTAAGCAAGGAACCTGGTTTTAGCTGGGGGTGA
- the LOC104092722 gene encoding protein SENESCENCE-ASSOCIATED GENE 21, mitochondrial — protein MARSFSNSKLISAFVVDTVSSFVSRRGYASSAGVRGSGVINIMMKKGGEESSKRTTSWVPDPVTGYYRPESHAKEIDAAELRQMLLKHKPRQH, from the exons ATGGCTCGCTCTTTCTCTAACTCCAAACTCATATCTGCTTTCGTCGTTGATACTGTTTCTTCCTTTGTTAGCAG GCGTGGGTATGCGTCATCAGCTGGAGTGAGAGGATCAGGGGTTATTAATATTATGATGAAGAAAGGTGGGGAAGAATCAAGCAAGAGGACAACATCATGGGTGCCAGACCCAGTAACTGGTTACTACAGGCCAGAAAGTCATGCTAAAGAGATTGACGCAGCTGAGCTCCGCCAGATGCTCTTGAAGCATAAACCTAGACAGCACTGA